A stretch of the Pelmatolapia mariae isolate MD_Pm_ZW linkage group LG23, Pm_UMD_F_2, whole genome shotgun sequence genome encodes the following:
- the il12rb2 gene encoding interleukin-12 receptor subunit beta-2, whose amino-acid sequence MLQLWSVFVAVAVLAVQLCIGDKSCVIRSSTQSVVQLGSNFEVFCIFNLKCTGSMYSGQGPTKQKHEALNSTIINFKVVNITENRTYSCHCENRKDLDPCGLDISAGYLPDRPKNISCIYKIVKNESGVVVCIWNRGRDTNLRNSSALWVKGVSGNHSDGSTPYKVSDKGTELLSVNFTVSRSVELISLWVQTENPLGSAQSSIVNYTLSKIVMPPTPILGKPECYSRKCIMKVEQSVRTQHLEIQYRTEKQTWTTYQDSVVQMNSSHWSISSLEPYRLYHFRARSKFSTGLWSEWSTNICAWTQEEPPAKELDVWLASDFKHMKVYWKEANVSVSRGKILGYELSISSSSVITNVSANERSYLVELCASCDVTVRARNSKGLSPPARVTTRRTEAKSPSNLQVTANNSNITISWTKPETAPSPTAYVVEWYPDGNKLEELRWVRLGENKNHAVISDVQPFECYDGAVYVLYNESSISWKFKGVATLESVPEAAPRVQEKVEGRNNVNITWSELDRSQRRGCITKYTIYLETMGNPKIYSTPASERMYIIKDLPPAEYRLWMSVSTAAGEGPAGRKIKFFIAHDTQAFLLPAFIISPVIVVFLVCLCQNSTVKQRSCQLFQCLKLDVVPDPANSKWAKEYTQDKGNMNLPLPPCSSSEPREEEKLILVNVEELPKQNSESRKPILRMSPSTRLSSETEPESVIPTTYIKSLSHDSDSSDHTHTSLDTTVDYISSHEPGNLDEEDDEEKCGEFLDMPFISNHNIFIEPLVFGGKLTLDAVKIDCSDFFQNA is encoded by the exons ATGTTGCAGTTATGGTCGGTCTTCGTCGCCGTTGCCGTGCTGGCCGTGCAGCTTTGCATTG gTGACAAATCCTGCGTCATCAGATCCAGTACTCAATCTGTAGTGCAGCTAGGCTCCAATTTTGAGGTGTTCTGCATCTTTAACCTGAAGTGTACGGGTTCCATGTACAGTGGCCAAGGTCCCACAAAGCAGAAACACGAAGCACTGAATTCTACAATCATAAATTTTAAGGTGGTGAACATAACAGAGAACAGGACATACAGCTGTCACTGTGAGAACCGTAAAGATCTGGACCCCTGTGGACTTGACATCTCAGCTGGAT ACCTACCAGATCGCCCTAAAAACATTTCATGCATCTACAAAATCGTAAAGAATGAAAGTGGAGTTGTGGTCTGCATTTGGAACAGAGGACGGGACACTAATCTTCGAAACAGTTCAGCGCTTTG GGTGAAGGGGGTCTCTGGAAATCACTCAGATGGATCAACGCCATACAAAGTCTCCGATAAGGGAACCGAGTTGCTGTCGGTGAATTTCACTGTCTCCAGATCAGTCGAGCTTATCTCATTGTGGGTTCAAACCGAAAATCCACTGGGTTCTGCACAATCGTCCATCGTTAACTACACACTCAGTAAAATTG TGATGCCGCCGACTCCCATTCTCGGCAAGCCAGAGTGCTACTCCCGGAAGTGCATCATGAAAGTGGAGCAGTCTGTAAGGACTCAGCACCTGGAGATCCAGTACAGGACAGAAAAGCAGACATGGACAACTTATCAGGACTCA GTTGTGCAGATGAATTCCTCCCACTGGTCCATCTCTTCTCTGGAGCCCTATAGGTTGTACCATTTCAGAGCCAGATCTAAATTCAGCACCGGCCTGTGGAGTGAGTGGAGCACAAACATTTGCGCATGGACTCAAGAGGAAC ccCCTGCCAAAGAGCTGGATGTGTGGCTTGCATctgattttaaacacatgaaAGTTTACTGGAAg GAGGCGAACGTTTCCGTCTCTAGAGGGAAGATCCTAGGCTATGAACTCAGCATTTCTAGCTCTAGTGTCATCACCAACGTCAGTGCCAATGAAAGGAGTTATCTAGTTGAACTTTGTGCCAGCTGTGATGTGACAGTGAGGGCTCGCAACTCCAAAGGGCTGTCCCCTCCTGCCAGAGTAACAACCCGTCGTactgaag CCAAATCCCCTAGCAACTTACAAGTAACAGCCAACAACTCCAATATCACCATCTCCTGGACAAAACCTGAAACTGCACCATCACCGACCGCATATGTAGTGGAGTGGTACCCAGATGGCAACAAGTTGGAGGAGCTCAGATGGGTCAGGCTGGGCGAGAACAAAAACCACGCTGTCATTTCAG ATGTCCAGCCATTTGAGTGCTATGACGGAGCGGTGTATGTGCTCTATAATGAGAGTTCCATTAGTTGGAAATTTAAAGGTGTTGCCACTTTGGAGTCAG TTCCAGAAGCCGCCCCACGTGTCCAAGAGAAGGTTGAGGGAAGAAACAACGTGAACATTACCTGGAGTGAGCTTGACAGGAGTCAGCGCAGGGGTTGCATTACCAAGTATACTATCTATTTGGAGACCATGGGGAACCCTAAAATCT ACTCTACACCAGCATCAGAGAGGATGTATATAATTAAAGACCTGCCTCCAGCAGAGTACAGACTGTGGATGAGTGTttcaacagctgcaggagaaggCCCTGCAGGTCGAAAGATCAAGTTCTTCATTGCAC atgacacccaagcGTTCCTCCTACCGGCATTTATTATCAGCCCTGTGATTGTGGTgtttcttgtgtgtttgtgccagaACTCAACCGTAAAGCAAAG GTCTTGTCAGCTTTTCCAGTGCTTAAAGCTAGATGTTGTGCCAGATCCTGCAAACAGCAAGTGGGCCAAAGAGTATACCCAAGACAAG GGCAACATGAACCTGCCGCTCCCACCATGCAGCTCCAGTGAACCCAGGGAGGAAGAAAAGCTCATCCTGGTGAATGTGGAGGAGCTACCCAAGCAGAACAGTGAATCTAGAAAACCAATCTTGCGTATGTCTCCTTCAACCAGGCTGAGCTCTGAGACTGAGCCAGAGTCTGTCATTCCAACCACGTACATTAAGAGTTTGTCCCACGACTCAGACAGCTCCGATCACACGCACACATCTCTGGACACAACTGTTGATTATATTTCATCACACGAGCCTGGAAATTTGGACGAGGAAGATGATGAGGAGAAATGTGGAGAGTTTCTGGACATGCCTTTCATCTCCAATCACAACATCTTCATAGAGCCGCTGGTGTTTGGAGGGAAGCTGACTCTGGATGCAGTGAAAATTGACTGCAGTGACTTCTTTCAAAACGCTTAG